The genome window AATTTTCGCTTTAATATTTTCTATTACTGGATTATTTTATGCTTTTTTCTTTATTCAAGCTGCTATTTATGTGATATTTTCGGGAGGCAATACAACTTATCCAGATTTTTCTCATATAAAAACAACTGCGCCAATTGAATTAAGACAAGAATCTACACTCGATAAGATTATTGAAACTGTAAAAACCAACTATCCTAACTCGTATGGTTTCTCTATTGATTTAGGACATGAACATATGGACGATCATGAACATCCAAATTTTGAAGTTTATGTTGCACATAAAAAACAAGTTTATTATAGCAGCAGTAGTTTAATTTTTGATGAAAATTCAGGAGAATTGCTACATATACATGATCCAAAAGATAAGAACTTTGGAGAGAAAGTTGTTGGAGCAAATTATGATATTCATGTTGGATCTATTTTAGGATTGCCTACAAAAATATTGGCTTTTGTTGTAAGCTTAATTTCTGCTTCTCTACCAGTAACAGGTTTTATGATATGGTGGGGAAGAAGGAAAAAAAAGAAGAAAAGTTAAGTTGTTTTTAAATAAACTTTAAGATGTCAAAGGACCTCTAATTCATTTTTTATGTGAATTTGAGGTCTTTTTTTATCAAAAGAGAATACTCATTTAGATAAATGGTTAATCAACTAACTTAAAATTCTACAGAAAATAAATGAAATTGCAAAACATTGTATTGAAGACTTAGACGATAATAAGGAATAACAAAAACCAGTTGTCATTCCGAAGTAGTGAGAACGGATGAGGCATCCTTTTTTGTTTCGTTTTTTTGGATGAGCTTCCCCGTAGGGCATATGAATACCGATAATTAAAATAGATAAGCTATGAATAATAAAATGAAAATAAAGAAAAGGAATACCTGAGCCACACCGTGGCTCCTCCTCTTAATCTCAAATGTTATTGAAAATGAATTAAAACTCCGACGATTTAGAATCGAAATGTAATTCAACTCTAAATTATTGGAATAAAAAAAGTTGGAGTGTTTGAGCGAAGCGAGTTGCCAACTTTATGAAAATAATTTAGTTAGTTGAATCATTGAGAGACTACTGTCGGCATCTTTTTTTGTTTCGTTTTTTTGGATGCGCAAAAAAATGAAAGAATAATAATGATTTAAATAGGGTTTTTAAAATCTTTAGAGAAATGAAAATATTTTTAGTAGAGAGGTTTACAGCCTTGACTTGCTTGTGCTGAGCCTGCCGAAGTATTGGTTACTTTTTAGTCTGTTCCCCGAAGGGCATATGAATACTGATAATTAAAATTTAAAATTAATGAATAAAAAAAGAACAATAAGAAAAGGAATACCTAAGCCATACTATGGGACCTCCTTCTAATTTCAAATATTTTTAATAATCTTGTTCTACGATTTCTTTGGCTAATTCAATTTTAATTCCTTTGTATTTCACGTATTTATTACATAATGTTTTAGGACAGGGGAATTGGTCTAATTCCAATTCAGTTTTAATTTAATTAGGAATGGTTTTATCATGAAATAGAAAACAATTACCCTTGTAGAAAAGAAAAATGATAAATTTAATATTGCTGCATATTCTAAACCTTGTTGCATTCCTGCACCCACACTATGATTATTTTCTTTAATTTCAATAATTCCGATTGGAATATTCGGTTTATAGTATAAAATATAGTCTGCACGTTTATTTACCACGAGCAGTAAGATTTCCACAAATATGAATGCGTGCATCTGTAAAAGTCTTTTGTTCAAAATATGGATGCATTCTATCCCATCCAGCATTTTCTTTCGCAGGAGTAATTAATTTAGTACTGATATCTTTTTCAGAAAATTGACGTTTATCCATAGTAAAAGTTTAGGAAATAAATAAACAAAATCAAATAACGAATAATATCAAAATAATAGATAAATATTTACGGAAACCATAATTGTATTAATTCATCAAAATTATGTGTCATATACGACAAAGTAGGACATTTAGAGATATTATTGTACCATAATATCAAAGAATAAGATAGAGTAGAAGTAGTAAATAAGATCTAAGCTTAGGTAATGGATGTTAATGAGATATAGATCAAGTACAATAACAGTAATTTTAATGAAATAGTTAAGGATTTTGAAACTGAATAATTTTCATCAATAAATCGAATGTCGAAGAAAAAAATCTAGAAAATAATGTAATGTACCGAAAATCCTTTAAAACAGTTAACACCGAACGAACACCGAACGAAGTACGGACAAACACCAAACAAACCTAACAGAAAATTTTTCGGTTAAGATAGAATTAAAAACCTCAATTATCATTCGATAATTGAGGTTAGGAGTTATATTACAAAGTCTTAATAGATTAGTCTTGGTAAACTAAACCTTCGTAACAGATATTGTAAATTTCTTTTAACTCTTCTAAAGTTGGTACTCGTGGATTAAATCCTGTACAAGGATCAACTAAAGCATTATTAGCAATATAATCTAAGTTTTTATCCCAATCTTCTTTTGAAATACCAAATTCTTTAATCGATCCAATATTATTCACTTCGCTTCTTAACGTTTCAATAGCTTGTGCTAATTCTTCAGCCGTTGATTTTCCAATAACTTTTGCTAAATCAGGAAAACGATCTGAAACTTTTGCGTTATAACGAATAACATTAGGTAAAAAGATGGCATTCGACATACCGTGAGGGATTCCGTATAATGCCCCAACTTGGTGAGATAATGAGTGAACAATTCCTAACCATGCATTATTAAATGCTAAACCTGCCATAAAAGATGCATCGTGCATGTTTTGACGAGCTTTGATGTTCGTAGGGTTATTCACCGCTTCTTTTAAGTTATCAAAAACAATTTCTAAACCTCCTTTCGCTAAAACATCAGCGTAGTTATTTTCAATATTCGATACATAAGCTTCTACACAATGTGTTAAAGCGTCTAATCCTGTATTTGAAGTTATGTGAGCAGGCATAGAAGCACAAATTTCTCCGTCTATAATGGCAACATCCGGTGTTAATTCGTAAGAAACGATAGGGTATTTCACACCTTTTTCACGATCTGTAATTACGGCTAAACCAGTTGTTTCTGTTCCTGTTCCACTTGTAGAAGGAATCGCAATAAATTTTGCTTTTTTTCTTAACGTAGGTACAGTAAATGGTGTTGTCATGGCATCAAAATCAGCATCAGGATGTTCGTAGAAAACCCACATCATTTTTGCAGCATCAATTGCTGAACAACCACCTAAACCAACAATCCAATCTGGTTGAAATTCACGCATAGCTTCAGCACCTTTAAAACTTGTAGCTGAAGAAGGATCTTCTTCAACCCCATCAAATACAATAGTTTCTATACCAGCTTCATTTAAATATGCAATCGCCTTATCTAAAGTTCCACTTTTACGCATAGAACTTCCTCCAGTTACAATAAATGCTTTTTTACCTTTGATATTTTTTAATTCGTCTAAAGATCCAGCGCCATGAAATACTTCACCCGCAACAAATAATTTACTCATTTTATATTTTATTTTATTCGGCAAAGTTAGCGGCTAAAATGTCTTTACTATTATACAAACAGGACTACGTGTTATACATTTGAGCCAATTCTTGTTGTAATTGTGTAGGGGTTTCGTTCAATTTTGCTTTTACAAATTTATTCAAAGCAGCAGGTGAATTAAAGCCTAAATCAAAAGCAATTTCTTTATGAGGACGATCTCCAAACATCAGCTGGCGTTTAATTTCCGTTAAGATGCGGTGATGAATGGCATCAATAGCCGTTTCTCCACAATGCTTTTTCGTAATGGTGTTTAATTTTTTAGGCGTGATGTGCAATTGATCCGCATAATACTGAACCGTACGTTGAGTTTTGTATCGCTCGTTCAAGAGTTTTTTAAAATGCACATATAATTGTTGATCGCTGCTATGAGATGTCGAAAGTAAGGCGTGTTGGCCATGTACAGATTCAATCAGCGATAATAAAAACGTTTTAATAAAAAAACGTGCTTGTTCTTTCTTGATCAAACTAGGGTGGTGATAAATATCTTGTACAATTTTTACAGTGCGTAAGCCTTCTTTAAATGGTTCTTCTTCTAAAATTGTGCAATTCAATTGGGTGGATAAATTGACATTGTATACGCTAAGTTCATTCTTAAGAATATCCGAACAAAAAAGCACTTCATCAAAAAGTATAAGTTTTCCTTTTATTTGTTCAGATTGAACTTGTATTAAACTGGCCTGATGAGGGAAAATAACAGCTACTTTATGAGGACGAAGAATATGTTTATTTTCTTCAACTTGTAAAGCCAGAATGCCTTCTTCAACCATCAAGACACAAAAGTGTGTATTTTGATGAGGTATGGTATAGGGGGCTAAAGTAGCGGATGTAAAATCGAATACACGAAAAGATAAATTTTCGTCTTCTCTTTTTTGATTAAAATCTTTTAGGTGATACTGCTTCATTTCGTTTTCTTCATTCGATTTCGTTACAAAATTAGAATAAAACTATAGGATATCGAATTAAATTTGTAAATTTTCAGCGAAAAGTGGATACGAATTTTGATAACGCAGCCAATGCTTCACATACTCAATAAAATAAGATATACTTATTGCGACGAGGGTTACCTGGTAAGCGGTGTAAGAAAAGCTTTCGAGAAACTTCTTTAATCAAAAAAATCTAAAAACTAAATGCTAGAGAATCTCACATTTTACCTGATCCTAGTAATCATCACCGTTTTGCTGGTGATGCTTGCCAAAAAAATAAAAGTTGCATATCCGGTTTTGCTGGTCCTGGCCGGTCTGGGCATCAGTTTTATTCCCGGCACGCCTAAAATTCATATAGAACCTGAACTAATATTTTTTATATTCCTGCCGCCACTTTTGTATGAAGCTGCCTGGGCGACTTCTTGGAAAGAATTATGGCGCTGGCGCAGGATTGTGGTCAGTTTTGCTTTCGTGGTAGTGTTTATTACCTCTTTGGTTGTAGCTTTTGTCGCCAATCATTTTATTCCTGGATTTTCGCTGGCACTGGGTTTTCTATTGGGGGGAATAGTTTCGCCGCCGGATGCCGTGAGTGCCGGAGCGATTTTGAAATTTGTAAAAATCCCGAAACGGTATTCTTCCATTCTTGAAGGTGAAAGTTTGCTGAACGATGCTTCATCATTGATTATTTTTCGCTTTGCAATGATTGCCGTTGCGACGGGACAATTCATCTGGCACGAAGTTGCCCTTAGTTTTCTGTGGATGTGTATCGGGGGTGCTGGAATCGGAATCCTTATAGGAATTTTCTTTATGAAGATGCACCGCTTGTTGCCAACTGATGCCAATATCGATATTGTACTCACAGTCGTAACGCCGTTCCTCATGTATCTTGTGGCGGAAGAGCTTCACGCTTCCGGTGTTTTGGCTGTAGTTTGTGGTGGTTTGTTGCTTTACAACAGAAGTCATTCTTTTCTGGCTACTTCATCGCGTTTAGGGACGCTAAATGTTTGGAGCAGTTTGGTTTTTTTGCTGAATGGTATTGTTTTTATGATGATCGGGCTCGATCTACCACAGATTGTTTCAGGGCTTGAAACAGATTTGTTCACAGCATTTGGTTATGGCGTTTTGATTACAGTTATTCTGGTTATAACAAGAATCGTTGCGGCTTATGGTGCCGTATTCACCACGATGATTATGCGTAATTTCATCACTGTTGCCGACCGACAAAATCCAGGCTGGAAAGTGCCTGCTTTAATCGGTTGGACGGGAATGCGCGGCGTGGTTTCACTGGCTGCCGCACTTTCAATTCCGCTGACTTTGCATGATGGAACACCCTTTCCGCACAGGAACTTGATTTTATTTATCACTTTCGTGGTCATCCTGCTTACTTTGTTGGTTCAGGGTTTGACGCTGCCTTTTCTCATCACAAAATTCAAAATTCAGGATCCTGATTTTACCCGCTCTGAAAAGGAAATCGATAATGAAATCCGGAACGAACTTGCAAAAATAGGAGTGAAAAGAATCCAGGATACCCATTTCGAAAAACTTGAAAAATTCCCGGCGATAAAGGATCAGTTACAAATCTGGGAAAATCGTGTCAACAGTTCGGAAGTCATTCTGAATTTTCCAGAATACCGTGAAGTTTACTTGGATATCATAAACCATCAGCGCGAATGGCTGATCTCCAAAAACCGTGAGGAACTTCTTCTTGACGAAGAAATTGTACGTAAACATTTAAAAATGCTCGATTTACAGGAAGAAAAACTGGGAATGCATTAATTTTTAAAAACAAAACACTTTGTTGACGTGGAGAGTTATTCTTTTGTACTAAAAGATATTACACGTGAATTTTCTTAAAGGAGGTTTTGTTCAATCGTATTTATAAGACAATTATCAAATGGATCAAATACACGGAAGACCCAATCATCCACAAACACAAGGAAAAATTGAACACTATTACAGAACCATCAAAAATGGTAAAACTTGATAATTACTTCGCTCCAGAAGAATTAAAAGCAGCTTTAGAAAATCTGTTTATCGTTACAATAATCAACGTTATCATGAGGCTTTGAATAACCATACTCCTTTGGATGTTTATTTTGGTAGTGCAGATAAAATTTTGGAACAAAGAGCAAGTATTAAACAACAAACAATTACAAAAAGAAGGAAGTTGTATTTTCAAGAAAAAATAATAAATTTATAAACCAAACACTCTCTTAATTTTTAGGAAGAAGTATCCCATTTATTTTGATAACGTACATTTTTTAAAAGTGTATAAAATCCATTAAGGAGAAATAAGAATATTTAAAAGGACTTTATTTCGTCCAAAATACCAATTTTCACTCAAATTTTTCAACTGATTTTATTAAAAATACAAATAAGGTACAAATATTTGATACAAATAACTATAATAAACCTATAACATATTTATTCTTTTGTATACTTTGAAATATTAAAAAAACCTCTTAAAACATTGATTTTAGGAGGTTTTTTAATATATTTATACTATGTTAGTATTGATGAGGTTACTTTCCGATACAGAAAGTGTAAATCCCTTTATTCATCAATAGTGTAGGGGAGTGTGGTGTAGTATTAGTGTAGTGATTTTTGTGAATAAATTAACATAAAATACTAATTCTTGCTAACTTTTTTCATATCAATAGTAAATTATTTTAATAAATCTAATAAAAAAAATTAGTATTTTAAGTGAAATAATCTCTAATTGTTTTTTTTAAAACAAATTTATTTTAGTGGAACTGTTAGTTTATGTGATTTTTTCTAAAGTACAATTGTCTTTAACCTCAAAGAACAACATATAATCTAATAATTTCTTTACTAAAAATATGACCTCAATCATAAATATAAGCAATAGATGCAGCTAATTTCGTTCATGTTAATTCATACATTATGAAAAAGTTGAAAAAATATCTAACAAAAACTTATAATGAAATTCCAAAACAAAGAGGAGGAGGCTTTCATGATACAGAAAGTAATAGATATTTCAATGATGATGGATTAATTGATGATTGTTACCAAATACTAAGATGTAGATTTCTTTCTATAAATAATTGGAAACATTTCTGTGGTGAATTTTCTGCTGATTTTAGATTGTTTGACCAAAGTGGAGCTCATGTTAATCGTTTACCAATTGTTGGAGATTTTATACGAATTGATATACCAGGACCAGGAACTTTTGGTGAAAATGGATTTGATTGGGTAAAAATAGTATCAATTTGCGAGCAAAAATCTATTGATGACAATCAAGCAAGTTTGTCTTTTATTTGTTCCCCATCTAGTTCTCCAAATAAAAAAAACAGCAAATTAATTGCTCATTTTTATAGTAAAAAGTCGACCTCAACTTTTCGAATAAGTAAAGATAATAATTTAATCAAAATAGGAGTATATGGTCGAAATGAATACCCTAACTTAAGTCATACAAACTTAATCAATTTTTTTAGAAACTTCATTATTGCTTTAGGAGGAATGTTTGGAATAGCTAAATTAGAATGGAAATGTTTATGTGAAGGCTTAATTAACTTTTAAATTAAAACTGAGATGAGAAATACATTTGTGTTGATAGCAACCATTCTAATAATTTTTTGGGGATTAATATATTTTGGATTAGGTATAAGCTATCATGGAATTGTGCATTTTCTATTATTTATGGCTTTTATTTCCTTAGTATTACGACTCCTTATTGGAAAGAAACAAGGTTAAATTAATTACTTTTACATATCACACTTATTAATGTTTTATTCTTTTTTAATACCCGCTAAATATTGCGGGTATTTTTTTTAATGTATTGATTTTAAGAATTGAAAACGTTTTTATACTATTATGATTTGAGTCATAATATCACAATCTTTATGTGAATAATTTAGCCATAGAAAGAAATCTAATTAGTATTTCAATAAAAGTTAAATCCAATTTATGTCATAATAAATACTAGTCAATTTGTGTCATAAATTACAAAACTACAATTATGAAAAGAAGTAATTCAAACAACCACAATTCGCACAGTAATTCAAACAATGCTAAATCAACCTTAGAAGAAATTTATCAGCTGGGTTATGATCATGGTTTTAATGATGCATCACAAGATGAAGATTATGATGATGATTTTTCTGATTATGAAGAAGACTATGATGATTTTATAAGCGGTTATCAAGATGATGACTATGACGATGATGACTATGACGATGATGATTACGACGACGAAGATTATGATGATGAAGATGATCAGGATAATAGAAGAGGAAATAGAAGAAGTACGCCACAGCGAGATAGTATGGGTAGATTTGTTTCTTCTAATAATCGATCTTCTGGTCGTGGTAACCGTTCTTCATCATCACGATCTAATAACCGAAGATCTACTTCTAACTCTTCTTCTAATTCTCGAAGCAATTCATCAAGAAGTGGGAATAGCAGAAATTCAGGAAGTGGATCGGGAACTTCAAAAAGAGGATTTGCTTCAATGAGCAAAGCAGAACGTACGCGTATTGCGCGTATGGGAGGTAGAGCATCTCATGGAGGTGGACGATCTTCTAATCAACGCGGGCGTTCTTCAAATTCAAGCCGTTCAGGTTTTGGAGGTAGAAGAAATGGTTAATTGTTTTATATTGCCTCTTTTAGGAGGGGCAATTTTTATTAAAAAAAATGAATAATTATGGCAAAGAAAGAGTCTCATCAAATTGATTCAATGGATAAATCAATCGAAAATATTGATGATAAAATGAAAAAATCAGAATTGCATAAATTCTTTATTTCTGCACTTAAAGATATATACTATGCTGAACATGCATTAATTGATGGATTGGAAAAAATGCAAAAATCTGCTACAACAGAAGAGCTTCAAGATGCTTTTGAGGATCATCAATTACAAACCAAAAAGCATATCAGCCGATTAGAAAAAGTTTTTACTTTACTCGATGAAAAAGCAGATAAAAAAGAATGTGAAGCAATAAAAGGATTAATAAAAGAGGCAGAAGAGATTATAAAATCCACTAAAGACGGATCGATGACGCGTGACGCGGCTTTGATTATTGCTGCTCAAAAAATTGAACATTATGAAATTGCAACGTATGGAGGACTTGTGCAGTTAGCTTTGACAATGGAACATGAAAAGGTTGCTGATTTACTTGAAAAAACATTGTCTGAAGAAGAAGAAACGGATGATAATCTTACTGAAATTGCTGAAACTTTAATCAATTTTGAAGCGGAAGAAGAAAATTAGTTCTGTGATTAGATCTCTTATTAATATTTATTCATAATAATTATTAATAAGAGATCTTTTTATTTGAAAAGGATTGTACTGATAAAGTTTAACATACTCATTTATCCTATGGTATACTTATTGATTCTTTTTAAAACGATTTACTGCCTCTATTACTATATTTTAAAAACAAACCACAAAAGATTAATACTATGCTTATTGATGAAAAATTATTGTATCAGTTTGGTGCTGAAAGAGTCTATTTTAAGAATGGAGAGACTGTATTTACGGAAGGTGCTCATCCTTCTTTCTATTATCAGATTATTGTAGGAAAAGTTAAAGTTAATCATTTTAATGAAGAAGGAAAAGAATCTATACAAAACATTCTATTACCAGGAAATAGCGTAGGAGAATGTTTCTTGTTTTTAGAAAGATTGTACCCGATGAACGCTCAAGTTATAGAAGATACCGTATTTTTAAGATTAAGTAAAACTAATTTTTTAGAATTATTGGAATCTAATCCTTGCTTATACATAAATCTTAGTCGTTGTATGTCAGAGAAATTGCATTATAAGTTTCTTATGATGCAAAATAACTCCATTAATAACCCCATTATTAGAATGAAAGGATTATTGGATTATTTGAAAAATAATGCTATAGAATCAACAGTGCCTTTTTCTTTTAAAATAGATTTAACACGACAGCAATTAGCTGGTATAACAGGAATGTGTGTAGAAACTGTAATTCGAACGGTCAAGTTAATGGAATCTCAGAATATGTTAAGGTTACAAAAGGGAAAAATACTGTATTAAAAAGAATTTGTTAAACTCCTAAAAACAACTATTATGTTCCCACAATTTAAAGAATTTTTTTTATCTAGCCTGCATATTTTCGCTTATATAATAATGCTTATAGGAGGATGGGTATTTTTATTTTTTTGGCTCAAAAAAAGAAAAAAGAGAAGAAATAGTAGAAAATAATTTAATTATTTTTATTAGCCCATTATTATTTGTATACAATTAATAATGGGCTAATGTTATTTATAAATCTCTGTGTATCAATGTTATTAACTCTTGTTCTTTTTTTACTTTATTGTAAGAAAATTTTGAATAAAAATGAATTAACATTTTTTTTGTTAGACAGATTTCTCCATGTGAATAATTATTCTTGTCAAGAAATTTGATTACTGATGTTTTGTAGTCAGTAATTATATTTTCAAAAAAATCTTTTTTTTGTTTACATAAAGTAGTTTGACTAATTTTCTCAAGTGATTTAATAATAAATGGGGGATCAAGAATCAAATGTGCAGTTGTAGTTCCAAAAATAAATTCATGAATTAAACATAAAAATTCATGTTCTGAATGAGTATTATCTGATTTTTTCATATTTCTTTAGCCGTTTATGATTTCTCCACCATTTGGATGGATTACTTGTCCCGTAATAAATCGAGCATCTTCTGAAGCTAAAAATAAAAAAGCAGGTGCAATTTCATTTGGCATAGCAGCTCTTTCCATAGGTTTGTCACTTCCAAATGTTGCAATTTTTTCAGGTTCAAAAGAAGATACAATAAGAGGTGTCCAAACAGGACCAGGTGCAACAGCATTTACTCTAATTTCTTTTTTTACTAAATTAGCAGATAAGCTTCTTGTAAATGAAACGATAGCTCCTTTGCTGGCAGCATAATCAATTAATTTTGGACTTCCCCTATAAGCAGTAACTGAAGTAGTATTGATGATGGTGCTTCCTTTTTGCATATAAGGTAAAGTGTATTTTGTCATCCAGAAATATGAGAATACATTGTTTTTAAATGTTTTTTCTAGCTGCTTCGTTGAAATTTCTTCTAATGTTTCACATTCCCAATGTAAAGCTGCATTATTAATTAAGATATCAATTTTATGAAATGATTCAATAGTTTTTTCAACTGCAATTTTACAATTTTTCTCAATAGACAAATCGCCTTTTATTATTTTACAATTGACATTAAATTTCTCAATTTCTTTTTTAGTCGATAACGCCTCTTCTTTTTCATTTAAATATGCAATTGCGATATCTGCACCTTCTTTAGCGAAAAGTAAAGCTGTAGCTTTTCCAATCCCACTATCTCCACCTGTTATTAAGGCTGTTTTTCCAGCCAATTTTCCTTCTTGCGGATATATAATTGGATATGTCTCGGGAATTGGTTGCATTTTTTTTTCTTTTCCTGGTCTGGTTTGTTGTTGATTTGCTTGTTGTAATTTTTTCATTTTTATTAGTTTTAATGTTTATAAAAAATATTCACTTATAATTATCTATTCCAAGTTTTCTGATTGATAAATGTTGAATCATAATAAATTTATGAAACAATTTTTCGCTCATACATTTACAAATATTACCATACAAATGAGGATGTTTTTCTAAAAGATTATGAAAACTTACTTTCTCTAATTTTAATATGTCACAATCTACCATTGCCTGAATTGTAATAGTATATAGATCTTCCGAAAATAGAAATGACTCACCTAAACTTTGTCCTTTAGAAAGCTGAGTTTCTAAAACTATTTTTTCGTGTTGATAATTTTTTCTCTTTACTTTTCCACTTTGTATTTGTAGATAAAATTTTGCTGTTATGCCTTTTTTAATAATAAATTCTCCTGGTTTGTAGGTTTGCTGAGTTGCACCAAATTCAAATAATAAATCTTTGTCTATTAACATATCCTAAGTTTTTAAAGTAGTTTTAACCAATCTACTTTGATTTTTTAGTTCTATTTATGAGTACAATCATAACCTTATCAGTTTTCTACTTCTAATTTTGACACACAATATGATGAGTCGATTGTCATTGTGTATTGTTTAATCACAAAAAGATATTTTATGAAAACTATTGCAGTCATTACATTCTTATTCGTTTTATCAGCTATTAGCTGTAAACCAAGAAATGAAGTGTTACCGAATCAGAAAGATTCTATTATTACACATGATAGTATATTATCAGGTGAGTATCCAATGTCTCCTGACTCTGCTGATACTATACTTCCAGTCGATAGCACATCTTACGATGTCGACTCTATTAAGAGAAGTCGATAAAATATCTATTTGTGTTAGGAGAATTCCTATAAATATTAGGAATTCTCTTTTTTATTAAAGAGATCAATTCTGTATTGGATCTCAATATTTAAATTTTAATACTTCGATTATGGAAGGTGGATCATTACTACAAGAAAATGGAGTTCAAATTACCATTTTTTTAATATTTGCAATTGTCTTTTCAGGCTTGCTTATCATTATTTTTAGACTTTTAGGAATTTATGGTACTCTAATAAAACGAAAACAAGCACAAGAACTTGAAAAAAAATTAGAAAGCCTTTCTAAAGAAGAACGTTTAGTTTATAACCAAAAAGAAAATTTCTTAAAATTAAATCTTA of Empedobacter falsenii contains these proteins:
- a CDS encoding SDR family oxidoreductase yields the protein MKKLQQANQQQTRPGKEKKMQPIPETYPIIYPQEGKLAGKTALITGGDSGIGKATALLFAKEGADIAIAYLNEKEEALSTKKEIEKFNVNCKIIKGDLSIEKNCKIAVEKTIESFHKIDILINNAALHWECETLEEISTKQLEKTFKNNVFSYFWMTKYTLPYMQKGSTIINTTSVTAYRGSPKLIDYAASKGAIVSFTRSLSANLVKKEIRVNAVAPGPVWTPLIVSSFEPEKIATFGSDKPMERAAMPNEIAPAFLFLASEDARFITGQVIHPNGGEIING
- a CDS encoding iron-containing alcohol dehydrogenase, which gives rise to MSKLFVAGEVFHGAGSLDELKNIKGKKAFIVTGGSSMRKSGTLDKAIAYLNEAGIETIVFDGVEEDPSSATSFKGAEAMREFQPDWIVGLGGCSAIDAAKMMWVFYEHPDADFDAMTTPFTVPTLRKKAKFIAIPSTSGTGTETTGLAVITDREKGVKYPIVSYELTPDVAIIDGEICASMPAHITSNTGLDALTHCVEAYVSNIENNYADVLAKGGLEIVFDNLKEAVNNPTNIKARQNMHDASFMAGLAFNNAWLGIVHSLSHQVGALYGIPHGMSNAIFLPNVIRYNAKVSDRFPDLAKVIGKSTAEELAQAIETLRSEVNNIGSIKEFGISKEDWDKNLDYIANNALVDPCTGFNPRVPTLEELKEIYNICYEGLVYQD
- a CDS encoding helix-turn-helix domain-containing protein, giving the protein MKQYHLKDFNQKREDENLSFRVFDFTSATLAPYTIPHQNTHFCVLMVEEGILALQVEENKHILRPHKVAVIFPHQASLIQVQSEQIKGKLILFDEVLFCSDILKNELSVYNVNLSTQLNCTILEEEPFKEGLRTVKIVQDIYHHPSLIKKEQARFFIKTFLLSLIESVHGQHALLSTSHSSDQQLYVHFKKLLNERYKTQRTVQYYADQLHITPKKLNTITKKHCGETAIDAIHHRILTEIKRQLMFGDRPHKEIAFDLGFNSPAALNKFVKAKLNETPTQLQQELAQMYNT
- a CDS encoding Crp/Fnr family transcriptional regulator, whose protein sequence is MLIDKDLLFEFGATQQTYKPGEFIIKKGITAKFYLQIQSGKVKRKNYQHEKIVLETQLSKGQSLGESFLFSEDLYTITIQAMVDCDILKLEKVSFHNLLEKHPHLYGNICKCMSEKLFHKFIMIQHLSIRKLGIDNYK
- a CDS encoding YciE/YciF ferroxidase family protein, which translates into the protein MAKKESHQIDSMDKSIENIDDKMKKSELHKFFISALKDIYYAEHALIDGLEKMQKSATTEELQDAFEDHQLQTKKHISRLEKVFTLLDEKADKKECEAIKGLIKEAEEIIKSTKDGSMTRDAALIIAAQKIEHYEIATYGGLVQLALTMEHEKVADLLEKTLSEEEETDDNLTEIAETLINFEAEEEN
- a CDS encoding Na+/H+ antiporter; this encodes MLENLTFYLILVIITVLLVMLAKKIKVAYPVLLVLAGLGISFIPGTPKIHIEPELIFFIFLPPLLYEAAWATSWKELWRWRRIVVSFAFVVVFITSLVVAFVANHFIPGFSLALGFLLGGIVSPPDAVSAGAILKFVKIPKRYSSILEGESLLNDASSLIIFRFAMIAVATGQFIWHEVALSFLWMCIGGAGIGILIGIFFMKMHRLLPTDANIDIVLTVVTPFLMYLVAEELHASGVLAVVCGGLLLYNRSHSFLATSSRLGTLNVWSSLVFLLNGIVFMMIGLDLPQIVSGLETDLFTAFGYGVLITVILVITRIVAAYGAVFTTMIMRNFITVADRQNPGWKVPALIGWTGMRGVVSLAAALSIPLTLHDGTPFPHRNLILFITFVVILLTLLVQGLTLPFLITKFKIQDPDFTRSEKEIDNEIRNELAKIGVKRIQDTHFEKLEKFPAIKDQLQIWENRVNSSEVILNFPEYREVYLDIINHQREWLISKNREELLLDEEIVRKHLKMLDLQEEKLGMH
- a CDS encoding KGG domain-containing protein, with the translated sequence MKRSNSNNHNSHSNSNNAKSTLEEIYQLGYDHGFNDASQDEDYDDDFSDYEEDYDDFISGYQDDDYDDDDYDDDDYDDEDYDDEDDQDNRRGNRRSTPQRDSMGRFVSSNNRSSGRGNRSSSSRSNNRRSTSNSSSNSRSNSSRSGNSRNSGSGSGTSKRGFASMSKAERTRIARMGGRASHGGGRSSNQRGRSSNSSRSGFGGRRNG
- a CDS encoding Crp/Fnr family transcriptional regulator translates to MLIDEKLLYQFGAERVYFKNGETVFTEGAHPSFYYQIIVGKVKVNHFNEEGKESIQNILLPGNSVGECFLFLERLYPMNAQVIEDTVFLRLSKTNFLELLESNPCLYINLSRCMSEKLHYKFLMMQNNSINNPIIRMKGLLDYLKNNAIESTVPFSFKIDLTRQQLAGITGMCVETVIRTVKLMESQNMLRLQKGKILY